The stretch of DNA ACTAAAACCCCACCTGACATTCGTTCCTGTTTCCAGCCTTTGTGCCAGAAAGCTTTCCCCGGGCCGAGCTTCCTACGGAGGACAACAGCGCGGCGCTGACCTGCTTCCCCGCCATGTTCTTCTCCAGCGCGGACCCCGTCCACCCACCGCTGTCCCCCGCcgcccccgcctccctccccccctcgcccctCGGCCCCCTGGACCTCAGCAGCTCCCCCTCCGGCAGCAGcggcgacgaggaggaggacggcgggcGCACGTCGGACCCGCCCAGCCCCGACCcgctccagcaccagcaccagcaccagcaccagcaccagcaccagcacctctACCACTGCCTGCACTGCACCAAGAGCTACGGCAGCCTCCCGGCGCTGTCCAAGCACCAGCTGGCCCACCGCCCGCCGGCCCGCGGGCCGCCCGCGcccccggcgccgcccgcggccCCCGAGGTGGCGGC from Betta splendens chromosome 7, fBetSpl5.4, whole genome shotgun sequence encodes:
- the snai1b gene encoding snail family zinc finger 1b produces the protein MPRSFLVKKYFPNKKACYRGSQLESQTAFVPESFPRAELPTEDNSAALTCFPAMFFSSADPVHPPLSPAAPASLPPSPLGPLDLSSSPSGSSGDEEEDGGRTSDPPSPDPLQHQHQHQHQHQHQHLYHCLHCTKSYGSLPALSKHQLAHRPPARGPPAPPAPPAAPEVAARPAFHCKHCPKEYSSLGALKMHIRSHTLPCVCPTCGKAFSRPWLLRGHIRTHTGERPFACQHCNRAFADRSNLRAHLQTHSEVKKYQCGSCSRTFSRMSLLHKHNASGCCPAS